The following are encoded in a window of Bos indicus x Bos taurus breed Angus x Brahman F1 hybrid chromosome 4, Bos_hybrid_MaternalHap_v2.0, whole genome shotgun sequence genomic DNA:
- the PIK3CG gene encoding phosphatidylinositol 4,5-bisphosphate 3-kinase catalytic subunit gamma isoform isoform X1, which translates to MELENHEQPVVLREDNCRRRRRMKPRSTAASMSSMELIPIEFVLPTSQRNTKTPETALLHVAGHGNVEQMKAQVWLRVLETSVAADFYHRLGPDHFLLLYQKKGQWYEIYDKYQVVQTLDCLHYWKVLHRSPGQIHLVQRHSPSEETLAFQRQLTALIGYDVTDVSNVHDDELEFTRRRLVTPRMAEVAGRDPKLYAMHPWVTSKPLPEYLLKKITNNCIFIIIHRSTTSQTIKVSADDTPGTILQSFFTKMAKKKSLMDIPESQNEQDFVLRVCGRDEYLVGETPIKNFQWVRQCLKNGEEIHLVLDTPPDPALDEVRKEEWPLVDDCTGVTGYHEQLTIHGKDHESVFTVSLWDCDRKFRVKIRGIDIPVLPRNADLTVFVEANIQYGQQVLCQRRTSPKPFTEEVLWNVWLEFSIKIKDLPKGALLNLQIYCGKAPALSGKASAETPSPESRGKAQLLYYVNLLLIDHRFLLRHGEYVLHMWQLSGKGEDQGSFNADKLTSATNPDKENSMSISILLDNYCHPIALPKHQPTPDPEGDRVRAEMPNQLRKQLEAIIATDPLNPLTAEDKELLWHFRYESLKDPKAYPKLFSSVKWGQQEIVAKTYQLLARREVWDQSALDVGLTMQLLDCNFSDENVRAIAVQKLESLEDDDVLHYLLQLVQAVKFEPYHDSALARFLLKRGLRNKRIGHFLFWFLRSEIAQSRHYQQRFAVILEAYLRGCGTAMLRDFTQQVQVIDMLQKVTIDIKSLSAEKYDVSSQVIFQLKQKLEILQNLNLPQSFRVPYDPGLKAGALVIEKCKVMASKKKPLWLEFKCADPTALSNETIGIIFKHGDDLRQDMLILQILRIMESIWETESLDLCLLPYGCISTGDKIGMIEIVKDATTIAKIQQSTVGNTGAFKDEVLSHWLKEKCPIEEKFQAAVERFVYSCAGYCVATFVLGIGDRHNDNIMISETGNLFHIDFGHILGNYKSFLGINKERVPFVLTPDFLFVMGTSGKKTSLHFQKFQDVCVKAYLALRHHTNLLIILFSMMLMTGMPQLTSKEDIEYIRDALTVGKSEEDAKKYFLDQIEVCRDKGWTVQFNWFLHLVLGIKQGEKHSA; encoded by the exons ATGGAGCTGGAGAACCATGAACAGCCTGTGGTGCTGAGAGAGGACAACTGCCGCAGGCGCCGGAGGATGAAGCCACGCAGCACGGCGGCCAGCATGTCCTCCATGGAGCTCATCCCCATTGAGTTCGTGCTGCCCACCAGCCAACGCAACACCAAGACCCCCGAAACGGCGCTGCTGCACGTGGCCGGCCACGGCAACGTGGAGCAGATGAAGGCCCAAGTGTGGCTGCGCGTGCTGGAGACCAGCGTGGCCGCCGACTTCTACCACAGGCTGGGCCCGGACCACTTCCTCCTGCTCTACCAGAAGAAGGGGCAGTGGTATGAGATCTATGACAAGTACCAGGTGGTGCAGACCCTGGACTGCCTGCACTACTGGAAGGTGCTGCACCGGAGCCCCGGGCAGATCCACCTGGTACAGCGGCACTCGCCCTCAGAGGAGACGCTGGCCTTCCAGCGCCAGCTCACTGCCCTCATCGGCTACGATGTCACAGATGTCAGCAATGTGCACGACGACGAGTTGGAGTTCACACGCCGCCGCCTGGTCACCCCGCGTATGGCCGAGGTGGCTGGCCGCGACCCCAAGCTCTACGCCATGCACCCCTGGGTGACGTCTAAGCCCCTCCCTGAGTACCTGCTGAAGAAGATCACCAACAACTGTATCTTCATCATTATTCACCGCAGCACCACCAGCCAGACCATCAAGGTCTCGGCTGATGATACCCCTGGCACCATCCTCCAGAGCTTCTTTACCAAAATGGCCAAGAAGAAGTCCCTGATGGATATCCCCGAGAGCCAGAACGAACAGGACTTTGTGCTGCGTGTCTGTGGCCGCGATGAGTACCTGGTGGGCGAGACGCCCATCAAAAACTTTCAGTGGGTGCGGCAGTGCCTTAAGAATGGTGAAGAGATTCACCTGGTGCTTGACACTCCGCCGGACCCAGCCCTGGATGAGGTGAGGAAGGAAGAGTGGCCGCTGGTGGATGACTGCACCGGAGTCACTGGCTACCATGAGCAGCTAACCATCCATGGGAAGGACCATGAGAGCGTGTTCACTGTGTCCCTGTGGGACTGTGACCGCAAGTTCAGAGTCAAGATCAGGGGCATCGATATCCCTGTCCTGCCCCGGAATGCAGATCTCACGGTTTTTGTGGAGGCAAACATCCAGTATGGGCAGCAAGTCCTTTGCCAAAGAAGAACCAGCCCAAAACCCTTCACGGAGGAGGTGCTCTGGAATGTGTGGCTTGAGTTCAGTATCAAGATCAAAGACTTACCCAAAGGGGCTCTGCTCAACCTCCAGATCTACTGTGGCAAAGCACCAGCTCTGTCTGGTAAGGCCTCTGCAGAGACTCCCAGTCCCGAGTCCAGAGGCAAAGCTCAGCTTCTCTACTACGTGAACTTGCTGCTCATCGACCACCGATTCCTCCTGCGCCACGGCGAGTACGTGCTCCACATGTGGCAGTTATCTGGGAAGGGGGAAGACCAAGGGAGCTTCAATGCAGACAAGCTCACATCTGCCACCAATCCCGACAAGGAAAACTCAATGTCCATCTCCATTCTCCTGGACAACTACTGTCACCCCATAGCCTTGCCTAAGCATCAGCCCACCCCTGACCCGGAAGGGGACCGCGTACGAGCAGAAATGCCCAACCAACTTCGGAAGCAACTGGAGGCAATCATAGCTACTGATCCACTTAACCCTCTTACTGCGGAAGACAAAGAATTGCTTTGGCATTTCAGATATGAAAGCCTTAAGGATCCCAAAGCATACCCTAAGCTCTTTAGCTCAGTGAAATGGGGACAGCAAGAAATTGTGGCCAAAACATATCAATTGTTAGCCAGAAGGGAGGTCTGGGATCAAAGTGCTTTGGATGTTGGATTAACGATGCAACTCCTAGACTGCAACTTTTCGGATGAAAACGTAAGAGCCATTGCAGTTCAGAAACTGGAGAGCTTGGAAGACGATGACGTTCTGCATTACCTGCTCCAATTGGTCCAG GCTGTGAAATTTGAACCATACCATGACAGTGCCCTTGCCAGATTTCTGCTGAAGCGTGGTTTAAGA AACAAAAGAATTGGTCACTTCTTGTTTTGGTTCTTGAGAAGTGAGATTGCCCAGTCGAGACACTATCAGCAGAGGTTTGCAGTGATCCTGGAGGCCTACCTGAGGGGCTGTGGCACGGCCATGCTACGGGACTTCACTCAACAAGTCCAAGTAATTGACATGTTACAAAAAGTCACCATTGATATTAAATCACTCTCTGCCGAAAAGTATGACGTCAGCTCCCAAG TTATTTTCCAACTAAAGCAAAAGCTTGAAATCCTGCAGAATTTGAATCTCCCCCAAAGCTTTAGAGTTCCATATGACCCTGGACTGAAGGCAGGCGCACTGGTG ATTGAAAAATGTAAAGTGATGGCCTCTAAGAAAAAACCTCTGTGGCTTGAGTTTAAATGTGCTGACCCTACAGCTCTATCAAATGAAACAATTGGAATTATCTTTAAACACGGTGATGATCTGCGCCAAGACATGCTTATTCTACAG ATTCTACGAATCATGGAGTCCATTTGGGAGACTGAATCTTTGGATCTGTGCCTCCTGCCATATGGTTGCATTTCAACTGGTGACAAAATAG GAATGATTGAGATTGTAAAAGATGCCACAACGATCGCCAAAATTCAGCAAAGCACAGTGGGCAACACAGGAGCCTTTAAAGATGAAGTGCTGAGTCACTGGCTCAAAGAAAAATGCCCTATTGAAGAAAAG TTTCAGGCAGCGGTGGAGAGATTTGTTTATTCCTGTGCTGGCTACTGTGTGGCAACCTTTGTTCTTGGGATAGGCGACAGACACAATGACAATATTATGATCTCAGAGACAG GAAATCTATTTCATATTGACTTTGGGCACATTCTTGGGAATTATAAAAGTTTCCTGGGCATTAATAAAGAGAGAGTGCCATTCGTGCTAACTCCAGACTTCCTGTTTGTGATGGGGACTTCTGGAAAGAAGACAAGTCTACACTTCCAGAAATTTCAG GATGTGTGCGTCAAGGCTTACCTAGCCCTTCGTCATCACACAAACCTACTGATCATTCTGTTCTCCATGATGTTGATGACAGGAATGCCCCAGTTAACCAGCAAAGAAGATATCGAATACATTCGGGATGCCCTAACAGTAGGGAAGAGCGAGGAGGATGCTAAAAAGTATTTTCTGGATCAGATTGAAGTTTGCAGGGACAAAGGATGGACTGTGCAGTTTAACTGGTTCCTACATCTTGTTCTCGGCATCAAACAAGGAGAGAAACATTCAGCCTAA
- the PIK3CG gene encoding phosphatidylinositol 4,5-bisphosphate 3-kinase catalytic subunit gamma isoform isoform X2, whose amino-acid sequence MELENHEQPVVLREDNCRRRRRMKPRSTAASMSSMELIPIEFVLPTSQRNTKTPETALLHVAGHGNVEQMKAQVWLRVLETSVAADFYHRLGPDHFLLLYQKKGQWYEIYDKYQVVQTLDCLHYWKVLHRSPGQIHLVQRHSPSEETLAFQRQLTALIGYDVTDVSNVHDDELEFTRRRLVTPRMAEVAGRDPKLYAMHPWVTSKPLPEYLLKKITNNCIFIIIHRSTTSQTIKVSADDTPGTILQSFFTKMAKKKSLMDIPESQNEQDFVLRVCGRDEYLVGETPIKNFQWVRQCLKNGEEIHLVLDTPPDPALDEVRKEEWPLVDDCTGVTGYHEQLTIHGKDHESVFTVSLWDCDRKFRVKIRGIDIPVLPRNADLTVFVEANIQYGQQVLCQRRTSPKPFTEEVLWNVWLEFSIKIKDLPKGALLNLQIYCGKAPALSGKASAETPSPESRGKAQLLYYVNLLLIDHRFLLRHGEYVLHMWQLSGKGEDQGSFNADKLTSATNPDKENSMSISILLDNYCHPIALPKHQPTPDPEGDRVRAEMPNQLRKQLEAIIATDPLNPLTAEDKELLWHFRYESLKDPKAYPKLFSSVKWGQQEIVAKTYQLLARREVWDQSALDVGLTMQLLDCNFSDENVRAIAVQKLESLEDDDVLHYLLQLVQAVKFEPYHDSALARFLLKRGLRNKRIGHFLFWFLRSEIAQSRHYQQRFAVILEAYLRGCGTAMLRDFTQQVQVIDMLQKVTIDIKSLSAEKYDVSSQVIFQLKQKLEILQNLNLPQSFRVPYDPGLKAGALVIEKCKVMASKKKPLWLEFKCADPTALSNETIGIIFKHGDDLRQDMLILQILRIMESIWETESLDLCLLPYGCISTGDKIGNHQHEPGK is encoded by the exons ATGGAGCTGGAGAACCATGAACAGCCTGTGGTGCTGAGAGAGGACAACTGCCGCAGGCGCCGGAGGATGAAGCCACGCAGCACGGCGGCCAGCATGTCCTCCATGGAGCTCATCCCCATTGAGTTCGTGCTGCCCACCAGCCAACGCAACACCAAGACCCCCGAAACGGCGCTGCTGCACGTGGCCGGCCACGGCAACGTGGAGCAGATGAAGGCCCAAGTGTGGCTGCGCGTGCTGGAGACCAGCGTGGCCGCCGACTTCTACCACAGGCTGGGCCCGGACCACTTCCTCCTGCTCTACCAGAAGAAGGGGCAGTGGTATGAGATCTATGACAAGTACCAGGTGGTGCAGACCCTGGACTGCCTGCACTACTGGAAGGTGCTGCACCGGAGCCCCGGGCAGATCCACCTGGTACAGCGGCACTCGCCCTCAGAGGAGACGCTGGCCTTCCAGCGCCAGCTCACTGCCCTCATCGGCTACGATGTCACAGATGTCAGCAATGTGCACGACGACGAGTTGGAGTTCACACGCCGCCGCCTGGTCACCCCGCGTATGGCCGAGGTGGCTGGCCGCGACCCCAAGCTCTACGCCATGCACCCCTGGGTGACGTCTAAGCCCCTCCCTGAGTACCTGCTGAAGAAGATCACCAACAACTGTATCTTCATCATTATTCACCGCAGCACCACCAGCCAGACCATCAAGGTCTCGGCTGATGATACCCCTGGCACCATCCTCCAGAGCTTCTTTACCAAAATGGCCAAGAAGAAGTCCCTGATGGATATCCCCGAGAGCCAGAACGAACAGGACTTTGTGCTGCGTGTCTGTGGCCGCGATGAGTACCTGGTGGGCGAGACGCCCATCAAAAACTTTCAGTGGGTGCGGCAGTGCCTTAAGAATGGTGAAGAGATTCACCTGGTGCTTGACACTCCGCCGGACCCAGCCCTGGATGAGGTGAGGAAGGAAGAGTGGCCGCTGGTGGATGACTGCACCGGAGTCACTGGCTACCATGAGCAGCTAACCATCCATGGGAAGGACCATGAGAGCGTGTTCACTGTGTCCCTGTGGGACTGTGACCGCAAGTTCAGAGTCAAGATCAGGGGCATCGATATCCCTGTCCTGCCCCGGAATGCAGATCTCACGGTTTTTGTGGAGGCAAACATCCAGTATGGGCAGCAAGTCCTTTGCCAAAGAAGAACCAGCCCAAAACCCTTCACGGAGGAGGTGCTCTGGAATGTGTGGCTTGAGTTCAGTATCAAGATCAAAGACTTACCCAAAGGGGCTCTGCTCAACCTCCAGATCTACTGTGGCAAAGCACCAGCTCTGTCTGGTAAGGCCTCTGCAGAGACTCCCAGTCCCGAGTCCAGAGGCAAAGCTCAGCTTCTCTACTACGTGAACTTGCTGCTCATCGACCACCGATTCCTCCTGCGCCACGGCGAGTACGTGCTCCACATGTGGCAGTTATCTGGGAAGGGGGAAGACCAAGGGAGCTTCAATGCAGACAAGCTCACATCTGCCACCAATCCCGACAAGGAAAACTCAATGTCCATCTCCATTCTCCTGGACAACTACTGTCACCCCATAGCCTTGCCTAAGCATCAGCCCACCCCTGACCCGGAAGGGGACCGCGTACGAGCAGAAATGCCCAACCAACTTCGGAAGCAACTGGAGGCAATCATAGCTACTGATCCACTTAACCCTCTTACTGCGGAAGACAAAGAATTGCTTTGGCATTTCAGATATGAAAGCCTTAAGGATCCCAAAGCATACCCTAAGCTCTTTAGCTCAGTGAAATGGGGACAGCAAGAAATTGTGGCCAAAACATATCAATTGTTAGCCAGAAGGGAGGTCTGGGATCAAAGTGCTTTGGATGTTGGATTAACGATGCAACTCCTAGACTGCAACTTTTCGGATGAAAACGTAAGAGCCATTGCAGTTCAGAAACTGGAGAGCTTGGAAGACGATGACGTTCTGCATTACCTGCTCCAATTGGTCCAG GCTGTGAAATTTGAACCATACCATGACAGTGCCCTTGCCAGATTTCTGCTGAAGCGTGGTTTAAGA AACAAAAGAATTGGTCACTTCTTGTTTTGGTTCTTGAGAAGTGAGATTGCCCAGTCGAGACACTATCAGCAGAGGTTTGCAGTGATCCTGGAGGCCTACCTGAGGGGCTGTGGCACGGCCATGCTACGGGACTTCACTCAACAAGTCCAAGTAATTGACATGTTACAAAAAGTCACCATTGATATTAAATCACTCTCTGCCGAAAAGTATGACGTCAGCTCCCAAG TTATTTTCCAACTAAAGCAAAAGCTTGAAATCCTGCAGAATTTGAATCTCCCCCAAAGCTTTAGAGTTCCATATGACCCTGGACTGAAGGCAGGCGCACTGGTG ATTGAAAAATGTAAAGTGATGGCCTCTAAGAAAAAACCTCTGTGGCTTGAGTTTAAATGTGCTGACCCTACAGCTCTATCAAATGAAACAATTGGAATTATCTTTAAACACGGTGATGATCTGCGCCAAGACATGCTTATTCTACAG ATTCTACGAATCATGGAGTCCATTTGGGAGACTGAATCTTTGGATCTGTGCCTCCTGCCATATGGTTGCATTTCAACTGGTGACAAAATAG GAAACCACCAGCACGAACCTGGAAAATAA